The genomic region ATTTAATGACGTGCGTAATAAACGTGAAAATAAAACGTTACCACAAGAAATTTTTGCATGtctatatttaacataattttagtTCTACTCAAGATAAAATCAAACACACCATAAGAGATATCTCAATTTCGAATCCCTCTCTACATATCCAACCATAAAATACACTTTCCAACTATCTTATActtagaaagaaaggaaaaaaaaacatcctTTTATACACATCAATCCATTTTTACAGTTATGCTTAGTCAAACATTGCAAGAACGCTATATGTAACACtaaaatgtataataataaaaacctgAAGTACATCAGGCAAATATGAAATAGGTGATCTTTACTCTTTCGATTCTTATTGGATTGATGGGTCTAAAGTTTATTGACTCAAATgctaaaaaattcaattcaaatacaaaattattatataactcatattaAACTTAGAAAGCATGACACTTAATTACAGTAACAGtaacatgattaaaatttaaaaagctcAATTGATCAAACCAATACCCTAATAGCTCATTGGGCATCCATCATAGTCTTTATGTTTTTCGGTATCCATCATAATCTCGGTGCTTTTTCCGGTAGAAACAAAATCTTTAATACATGGTACAAAACGTAACGTTTCGCGTTatgaatccatttttttttttcccttttcaagTTTGGGACTCACAAGATCTGTAGCGTGAACTCCAAAACGAAACAAAGAATTGTAGAAGGAAGAATCGCGTCACTGAAAATCGCTTACAGAAAACACTTGTTGCAAATAACatctttaatattttagaaCACCTTACATATTTAGAAGCAGAATTGGATAACAGGGAAGTTCCAAGTCCAACTAAACCCCCAAAACTGCAGCCTAGAAGTGGAGCCCTCATTTGTCGGTAATGCGAGGGCAAACCAATCCATTGTATCACACACAAGTCAGCTATCTACCAAACACAAACCAACTCATTTCACACACCCAAGTGAAGatgataaaccaaaaaaaaataatgataaaaaagaagaagcatatTAGCTAGTACATAGACGAATCATCAATAAATGTAACATAAGTCTTCTCGGAATCCAAACACTTCTTTATTGGTTTTAGTTTGGTAGAACCAAGAGAAGGGACTTTCCTTGAGATTTTCTTTTCATCCTCttatcatataattataataataataataataatagtaataataataatcattttccaAATCTATGGCCTTTCCATTATCTCTAGATGACGTTAAAATATAGTAACAATgtgatatataataatattccgaaccaaattaaaaaaaaaaaggaaaaaaagcgaGCCGAGTTAACGCCAAGCAGATGCGACCGTGAGTGTTCTTCCCATCCAACCAAAGCAAATCCCTCCGTTCTCTTCTTTTACAGTCAGTCCCGAGTTGACTCGGTTGTTGGCCGTGGTGAGTCGCGATTTTATTGACTCGGCCATGCTTTGACTCAGTGGTTTTAACTCGAACCCCGCCATGCTCATACGCGCGCGCCATTTTCCAAACACTTCACACCGTTCCACGCGATCTCTTCCTTCGCACGCCACCGAGTTATGCAATTTTCGACTCAGTCCCTCCTCGAGTCTGACTCGGTCTaggttgttattgttattttctCTCCCTGCAGTGGTGGCCTCAATGGACTCCAACAACGCGCCGTAATACGACAGCGTCTCCGCCACGCGCGCCAAAAACGGCGCCGTGTTCGCGTTTATCTCCTGCTCCACAATTGTCACCACGCGCGGCGCCAGACGCTTCACGCGACGCAGGAGCTCGTCCCGAGGATTCTCCGTGGAGACGCTCTCGTCGGGAATCTTGTTCAGGTTGAACGCGAAGTTCACCATGAGAACCTCGTCCGCTTCGCATCCCAGCGACTCGCGAGTCAACTCGGTGATTTTCTGGGTCGCGACGATCTTGAACTCGAACCTGATCCTCAGCTTCTCCGCGAGTAGACTCAGCATGTCTCCCACGGCGCGCACTCTCTCCTCGCCGCCGTTCTCCGCCACAGCCGCGATCTTCACCACCGCGTTCTGGTCACGCGCCGAGAGCGCGTTGAGGAGGTGCAAATACTGCTTTCCCTTTCCAATCTCAAAATCCACCACGCAGAACCTGTTATTCTCCGTTTTCTCCTCAAATGCGGCTTCCAGAATCGCGTAATTCGCCGCCATGAACCCTACCTTGAAGCACACTGAGTTATCCAAAAGCAGCTGAGACGACTCGGCGTGCTCCTTTCTGAAAAGCTCCGCCACCGGCGGAGGATGCTCCCCCGGATTCATCCTCGATTTCAACGCCGAAACCATGCAATCCGTTAACCTATCACTCCGGTTCACACCGTTCAACCGGTTGAGGATCTCCGCTGCAACATCATGTTTTCCTTCAACAATTGCAGATGCGGCTTCCATGAGAGTTTGCTTGGAGCATCCGGAAGCAGGCGAAGCCACGGAGGAAGAAGATGACGTGGATGACGTCGTCGACGAAGTGGGCGACGTGGTCGTCAAAA from Glycine soja cultivar W05 chromosome 16, ASM419377v2, whole genome shotgun sequence harbors:
- the LOC114390164 gene encoding scarecrow-like protein 8, coding for MSSSGFPGGGGASEFFAGVGGFGGRSIPAASMNNPNAAASATNNNLHPLYRTQQQQQQQQQQNLPAMFLDPSSQIAQRQTPTLIGKRTLTEFQAYNQTNNNPNHVLSNLLLRTVKPRTTFSHNHMDFPVPELQSQNLYANQTQRFGVPLLHQLRPQPINLPNNGPVPMTGPNFGYRNSNLGFPPNQNRVRVSPPVSVPVQVQSSEPEKKIMDHRLLELEKQLLEDNDEEGEADAASVITTSEWSETYQNLISPGPVQKPVLTTTSPTSSTTSSTSSSSSVASPASGCSKQTLMEAASAIVEGKHDVAAEILNRLNGVNRSDRLTDCMVSALKSRMNPGEHPPPVAELFRKEHAESSQLLLDNSVCFKVGFMAANYAILEAAFEEKTENNRFCVVDFEIGKGKQYLHLLNALSARDQNAVVKIAAVAENGGEERVRAVGDMLSLLAEKLRIRFEFKIVATQKITELTRESLGCEADEVLMVNFAFNLNKIPDESVSTENPRDELLRRVKRLAPRVVTIVEQEINANTAPFLARVAETLSYYGALLESIEATTAGRENNNNNLDRVRLEEGLSRKLHNSVACEGRDRVERCEVFGKWRARMSMAGFELKPLSQSMAESIKSRLTTANNRVNSGLTVKEENGGICFGWMGRTLTVASAWR